The Cystobacter fuscus DSM 2262 genome includes a region encoding these proteins:
- the mutM gene encoding bifunctional DNA-formamidopyrimidine glycosylase/DNA-(apurinic or apyrimidinic site) lyase, which translates to MPELPEVEIARRHLVHWLDGRRVVKAEADDTRIFRGARWKDFASLWGRLLSLERRGKYLLFSFEEDRGLLAHLGMSGRFVRRPPDAPVPYSRARFHLDSKDVVHFADARMLGRMETCPASHLHALAPIQALGFDPLADGLDVARLRDAVGNSKQELKVALMDQGRVAGLGNIHAAEALFRSGLHPSRPPASLTDAEWKRLARGVRAALDFGLQEQQAEEEVRYLKEGGRNGFLVYGRAGTACVRCGTTVESVTQGGRTTHFCPSCQPSGPAPESRAERGARTARRR; encoded by the coding sequence ATGCCCGAGCTTCCCGAAGTCGAGATCGCCCGGCGCCACCTCGTCCACTGGCTGGACGGTCGCCGTGTGGTGAAGGCCGAAGCGGACGACACCCGGATCTTCCGGGGCGCGCGCTGGAAGGACTTCGCCTCCCTCTGGGGCCGGCTGCTCTCGCTCGAGCGGCGCGGCAAGTACCTCCTCTTCTCCTTCGAGGAAGATCGGGGACTGCTCGCGCACCTGGGCATGTCGGGCCGCTTCGTGCGCCGCCCCCCGGACGCCCCCGTGCCCTACAGCCGGGCCCGCTTCCACCTGGACTCCAAGGACGTCGTCCACTTCGCCGACGCGCGCATGCTCGGACGCATGGAGACGTGTCCCGCCTCGCACCTGCACGCGCTCGCGCCCATCCAGGCCCTGGGGTTCGATCCGCTCGCCGATGGCCTCGACGTCGCGCGGCTCCGGGACGCGGTGGGCAACTCGAAGCAGGAGCTCAAGGTGGCCCTGATGGACCAGGGCAGGGTGGCGGGGCTGGGCAACATCCACGCCGCCGAGGCGCTCTTCCGCTCGGGCCTGCACCCCTCGCGCCCGCCCGCCTCGCTCACCGACGCCGAGTGGAAGCGTCTGGCCCGGGGGGTTCGCGCCGCGCTCGACTTCGGCCTCCAGGAGCAGCAGGCGGAGGAGGAGGTGCGCTACCTCAAGGAGGGGGGCCGCAACGGCTTCCTCGTCTATGGCCGCGCCGGGACGGCGTGTGTCCGGTGTGGAACGACCGTGGAGTCGGTGACCCAGGGGGGGCGCACCACCCATTTCTGTCCCTCGTGCCAGCCCTCGGGCCCAGCCCCGGAATCCCGGGCGGAACGCGGCGCGCGGACCGCTCGCCGTCGTTGA
- a CDS encoding SIR2 family protein, whose protein sequence is MSYPRELVEAIRRHQVVPFVGAGISMGIKPGLFPSWPRLLEGLVERMREEASPEDTIAEVRQRIDQGDYLTAAERAFQELGAYRFNRFLRERLRHKRPDDVDLSVVQALWELQPPVVVTTNYDDVLLWGRGDAEPVSNDQDDELNLLDIQASPTDPRVWHLHGTIHRLATLVLAGADYKRLYGDSAQPASYSHYTSALVRLREWIRSRPFLYMGFSFSDPYVLKQLEHVIGITRGRQVPSFALMKKGQIDRGALWPKYNIQIVEYEDHGAPLAETLLGLARAAFGASPAPAPVPQWPPVMPAAAPGAFTSSHIPASAPQAPPVMRGSSPAAFSSGPPPAPVPSQPSVARPALEEEYTRILRSQHRLVLLAPEDGGARSLARGVAARYGEHVTWLAPPNVPDCTEAEYCRALLGEAYVKGFDALVEHLREKAERLGREHLIVLRNEWGPFEHLKRLGNTLRRMMDEPSPVDFHFLIAGGERSAWILHNVKSFSVFTGAPRREVPDLTVEEVGRYLAALGEDAARHAAGVHEATGGHLGLLREALSSEGSRDADAITARLARSPSLRSTVQERLLQDERNGYRGERSCHAVLGKLLAGQTVEALEPLDHRVEYPEVRLYFAGLVRADAQGRTVPRCKAVEHVAREALARQDVRP, encoded by the coding sequence ATGAGCTATCCGAGGGAACTGGTCGAGGCGATCCGCAGACACCAGGTCGTCCCCTTCGTGGGGGCAGGCATCAGCATGGGCATCAAGCCGGGGCTGTTCCCCTCCTGGCCCAGGCTCCTGGAGGGTCTGGTCGAGCGGATGCGCGAGGAAGCCAGTCCGGAGGACACCATCGCGGAGGTGCGCCAGCGCATCGACCAGGGGGACTACCTCACCGCGGCCGAGCGGGCCTTCCAGGAGCTGGGGGCCTACCGCTTCAACCGGTTCCTGCGCGAGCGCCTCCGCCACAAGCGGCCGGACGACGTGGATCTGTCCGTGGTCCAGGCCCTCTGGGAACTCCAGCCCCCGGTGGTGGTCACCACCAACTACGACGACGTCCTGCTGTGGGGCCGCGGGGACGCCGAGCCCGTCTCCAATGACCAGGACGACGAGCTGAACCTGTTGGACATCCAGGCCTCCCCCACGGACCCTCGCGTCTGGCACCTGCATGGCACCATCCACCGGCTCGCCACGCTGGTGCTCGCGGGCGCCGACTACAAGCGCCTCTATGGGGACTCGGCTCAGCCCGCCAGCTACTCCCACTACACGAGCGCGCTGGTCCGCCTGCGCGAGTGGATCCGCTCCAGGCCCTTTCTCTACATGGGCTTCAGCTTCAGCGACCCCTACGTGCTCAAGCAGCTCGAGCATGTCATTGGCATCACCCGGGGGCGGCAGGTCCCCAGCTTCGCGCTGATGAAGAAGGGACAGATCGATCGGGGGGCGCTCTGGCCGAAGTACAACATCCAGATCGTCGAGTACGAGGACCACGGAGCACCGCTGGCGGAGACCCTGCTCGGACTCGCGCGGGCGGCCTTCGGCGCCAGCCCCGCCCCCGCCCCCGTGCCGCAATGGCCGCCCGTGATGCCCGCCGCCGCGCCCGGAGCCTTCACGTCCAGCCACATCCCCGCCTCCGCGCCGCAAGCGCCGCCCGTGATGCGCGGCTCGAGCCCCGCGGCGTTCTCGTCCGGCCCGCCTCCCGCACCGGTGCCGTCCCAGCCCTCCGTGGCCCGGCCCGCGCTGGAGGAGGAGTACACGCGCATCCTCCGAAGCCAGCACCGGCTGGTGCTGCTCGCACCCGAGGATGGCGGGGCCCGCTCACTCGCCCGGGGCGTGGCGGCACGGTATGGGGAGCACGTCACCTGGCTGGCGCCCCCCAACGTCCCCGACTGCACCGAGGCCGAGTACTGCCGGGCGCTCCTGGGAGAAGCCTACGTCAAGGGCTTCGACGCGCTGGTGGAGCACCTGCGCGAGAAGGCCGAGCGGCTCGGGCGCGAGCACCTGATCGTCCTGCGCAACGAGTGGGGTCCGTTCGAGCACCTCAAGCGGCTCGGCAACACGCTGCGCCGGATGATGGACGAGCCCTCGCCGGTGGACTTCCACTTCCTCATCGCGGGAGGCGAGCGCTCGGCGTGGATCCTCCACAACGTGAAGAGTTTCTCCGTGTTCACGGGAGCCCCCCGGCGCGAGGTGCCGGACCTCACGGTGGAGGAAGTGGGGCGCTATCTGGCCGCCCTGGGTGAGGACGCGGCACGCCACGCGGCGGGCGTTCACGAGGCCACGGGAGGTCATCTGGGGCTGCTCCGGGAAGCCTTGAGCAGCGAAGGGTCGCGCGACGCGGATGCGATCACGGCGCGGCTGGCTCGCAGCCCCTCGCTGCGAAGCACGGTGCAGGAGCGCCTGCTTCAGGACGAGCGCAATGGCTACCGGGGGGAGCGCAGTTGCCACGCCGTGCTCGGGAAGCTACTCGCCGGACAAACCGTGGAGGCGCTGGAGCCGCTCGACCACCGGGTGGAGTACCCCGAGGTTCGATTGTACTTCGCGGGACTGGTGCGTGCGGACGCACAGGGGAGGACCGTGCCGCGGTGCAAGGCCGTGGAGCACGTGGCTCGCGAGGCGCTGGCGCGGCAGGACGTGCGCCCGTGA
- a CDS encoding nSTAND1 domain-containing NTPase, with translation MPLRVGLSYLRPEGAPFPDSSKTRLRLVIKLVHAFGEGPTVAIPLQLKTPELKLEQEPRIEDKVLTVILKNTGTQSTGQLVIRGAFGPPSSTPRTEQTSNAQAPVQREQTLVLGPGQQERVPFAIPEALLPLDSISFQLTANYERWPREWSFSAPEVRAPVPYALYGALLLGAMLLVSGVYYARVYRHPVVVQAAATPALLRTYPLGDTERADLALRRARRRDATLTAASIPLLRWERLLRGARHPSEVAAAFTEALGARLGAPLGERAWALELPPLRLRFTRQTALLVLDGPRVESGEAQRMMTDVFQDGRGPSQVLVLDRTQAQNASQVFKELPQVRAVALSADRLRDLLLAENPSRLLESSIAEQVAVSELSPYQVSGGVKDDHLFFGREREVRVIADRTLRNFFVVGQRQMGKSSLLLAVQRRLQARPNVDVRYTVLDGADLHDRLAREQKDFAAGNSLPAFMDLAAGTTSRPRLWLIDEADEFIKADARAGYPVVQAMRALSEEGRAYFVLAGFWDLYRAVVLNERQPLRNFGEHLRLEPLDARSALALVTEPLAALGLPWDAPTTPEHLLQQAGCRANLLVLACKALVETLPPEAHVLTRAHLERVLHEDKDLRDQCRRWRGDHPLHRAVVRQALLLERPTREEVRQALKARGANISSVDFDEAMDHRELSYVLVPDGEGRLYCPVPLMRRYIESERGLETGLAEDLDDLRRGFSEVPPPA, from the coding sequence GTGCCACTTCGAGTAGGGCTCTCATACCTGAGGCCCGAGGGCGCGCCCTTCCCGGATTCCTCCAAGACCCGCCTCAGACTCGTCATCAAGCTCGTCCATGCCTTTGGCGAGGGACCCACGGTCGCGATCCCCCTTCAGCTGAAGACGCCCGAGCTGAAGCTGGAGCAGGAGCCCCGCATCGAGGACAAGGTCCTGACCGTCATCCTCAAGAACACAGGGACGCAGTCCACCGGGCAGCTGGTCATCCGCGGTGCATTCGGCCCCCCGTCATCCACGCCCCGGACGGAACAGACCTCGAACGCTCAGGCACCCGTGCAGAGGGAACAGACGCTCGTACTGGGACCCGGCCAACAGGAGCGAGTCCCATTCGCCATTCCGGAGGCCCTCCTCCCACTCGACAGCATCTCCTTCCAGCTCACGGCGAACTACGAGCGCTGGCCGCGGGAATGGAGCTTCTCGGCCCCAGAGGTGCGAGCCCCCGTCCCTTATGCCCTGTATGGCGCCCTGCTCCTGGGAGCCATGCTGCTCGTCTCGGGCGTGTACTACGCGCGCGTCTACCGGCATCCCGTGGTGGTGCAGGCTGCGGCCACCCCCGCCCTGCTCAGGACATACCCCCTCGGGGACACGGAGCGCGCGGACCTGGCCCTGCGGCGTGCACGGCGCCGTGACGCCACCCTCACCGCCGCGAGCATCCCCTTGCTTCGCTGGGAGCGCCTGCTCCGAGGCGCAAGGCATCCCTCGGAGGTGGCCGCCGCCTTCACCGAAGCGCTCGGCGCCCGGCTCGGCGCTCCCCTCGGTGAGCGAGCCTGGGCCCTGGAACTGCCCCCGCTGCGCTTGCGCTTCACGCGACAGACGGCCCTCCTCGTCCTCGATGGACCCCGAGTCGAGTCCGGTGAGGCCCAGCGGATGATGACGGACGTCTTCCAGGACGGACGAGGTCCCAGTCAGGTGCTCGTGCTCGACCGGACCCAGGCCCAGAACGCCTCCCAGGTGTTCAAAGAACTGCCCCAGGTGCGCGCCGTCGCCCTCTCCGCCGATCGGCTCCGGGATCTGCTGCTCGCCGAGAATCCCTCCCGACTGCTGGAGTCCAGCATCGCCGAGCAGGTCGCCGTCTCGGAGCTGTCTCCCTATCAGGTGTCCGGTGGCGTGAAGGACGACCACCTGTTCTTCGGCCGCGAGCGCGAGGTGCGTGTCATCGCGGATCGGACCTTGCGCAACTTCTTCGTGGTGGGCCAGCGACAGATGGGCAAGAGCAGTCTCCTGCTTGCCGTCCAACGTCGGCTCCAGGCCCGCCCGAACGTGGACGTGCGCTACACCGTGCTCGACGGCGCGGACCTGCACGACCGACTCGCCCGTGAGCAGAAGGATTTCGCGGCGGGGAACTCGCTCCCCGCCTTCATGGATCTCGCCGCAGGAACGACATCCCGGCCCCGGCTGTGGCTCATCGACGAAGCGGACGAGTTCATCAAGGCGGATGCCCGGGCAGGATACCCGGTGGTGCAGGCCATGCGCGCTCTGTCCGAGGAAGGCCGGGCCTACTTCGTCCTCGCGGGCTTCTGGGACTTGTACCGGGCCGTGGTGCTGAACGAGCGGCAACCGCTGCGCAACTTCGGCGAGCATCTCCGGCTAGAGCCACTGGACGCGCGCTCCGCGCTGGCGCTGGTCACCGAACCGCTCGCCGCCCTGGGACTGCCGTGGGATGCACCCACCACGCCCGAGCACCTGCTTCAGCAGGCCGGGTGCCGGGCGAACCTGCTCGTGCTCGCCTGCAAGGCGCTGGTGGAGACCCTGCCCCCCGAGGCGCACGTGCTCACCCGCGCGCATCTGGAGCGTGTGCTGCACGAGGACAAGGATCTGCGCGATCAATGCCGCCGCTGGCGTGGAGACCACCCACTCCATCGGGCCGTGGTCCGCCAGGCACTCCTGCTCGAGCGCCCCACCCGGGAGGAAGTCCGGCAAGCCCTCAAGGCGCGGGGAGCCAATATCTCCTCCGTCGACTTCGACGAGGCCATGGACCACCGGGAGCTGAGCTACGTGCTGGTGCCAGATGGAGAGGGCCGTCTGTATTGTCCCGTGCCACTCATGCGGCGCTACATCGAATCCGAGCGCGGACTGGAGACAGGACTCGCCGAGGATCTCGATGACCTCCGCCGGGGCTTCTCCGAGGTGCCTCCGCCGGCCTGA
- a CDS encoding efflux RND transporter periplasmic adaptor subunit — MSWGLVCLGSMGAAPPARGADGPAASLPDSEEPFLGVVIPNDSVDVSARFDSRLERVDVEVGQSVRQGQVLARLDTRALQQELAAAEAALLGSRAEERAASLALSEARARKRRYFTPSSLKLGVYSREELDKVSYEESAAAARSQAARAQTLQRQAQVLGLKQNLDDATLVAPFDGVVASRLVGPGTRLAAGQPMLRLLGSGEWRVRFAVTEAAAGGFQPGMPVELKVIQRDLSLEGTVENIAPEVDAAARLVFATATFSQPPPREVSTGLLVHVRSRAQPRAGGKSTDGSAPTGATP, encoded by the coding sequence ATGAGTTGGGGACTGGTCTGCCTGGGGAGCATGGGGGCCGCGCCGCCCGCCCGGGGAGCGGACGGCCCAGCCGCTTCCCTCCCGGACTCCGAGGAGCCCTTTCTGGGCGTCGTCATTCCCAATGACTCCGTGGACGTGAGTGCCCGCTTCGACTCGCGGCTGGAGCGGGTGGACGTCGAGGTCGGCCAGTCTGTCCGCCAGGGGCAGGTGCTCGCACGGCTCGACACGCGCGCACTCCAGCAGGAGTTGGCCGCGGCCGAGGCCGCTCTCCTGGGTTCTCGTGCCGAGGAGCGCGCCGCCTCGCTCGCCCTCTCCGAGGCCCGTGCCAGGAAGCGCCGCTACTTCACCCCGAGCTCGCTGAAGCTGGGCGTCTACTCGAGGGAGGAGCTGGACAAGGTGAGCTACGAGGAGAGCGCCGCCGCCGCCCGCTCTCAGGCGGCCCGGGCCCAGACGCTCCAGCGCCAGGCCCAGGTGCTGGGGCTGAAACAGAACCTCGACGACGCCACGCTCGTGGCGCCCTTCGATGGCGTGGTGGCCTCCCGGCTCGTCGGCCCCGGCACCCGCCTCGCCGCGGGGCAGCCCATGCTCCGGCTGCTCGGCAGTGGCGAATGGAGGGTGCGCTTCGCCGTGACCGAGGCAGCGGCAGGCGGGTTCCAGCCGGGCATGCCCGTGGAGCTGAAGGTGATCCAACGAGACCTCTCCCTCGAGGGGACCGTGGAGAACATCGCGCCCGAGGTGGACGCCGCGGCCCGACTGGTCTTCGCCACCGCCACGTTCAGCCAACCCCCGCCCCGCGAGGTCTCCACGGGCCTGCTCGTCCACGTCCGCTCGAGAGCCCAGCCACGGGCCGGAGGCAAGAGCACGGACGGCTCCGCGCCGACGGGGGCAACACCCTGA
- a CDS encoding efflux RND transporter periplasmic adaptor subunit, giving the protein MEATQRTRIFREEALRHHEGTQEEGDLLRISPKWTRWTYWVLLALVLAAALYSLLGTLPEYASGPAMVKVEGRGELTVESPGIVASVEVRPGQRVEAGQPLVRFLSREETATLERIQREFELQLVRVLQNPADEAARQALTSLRAERELAQARQRARTLRAPRAGVVSALKVREGQYVNPGESVASITGDEVRVTLVALLPGGYRPRLEPGKPLRVELNGFSHEYQTFTIQSVGDQILGPNEVRRYLGADHGDAVTLEGPLVVVRASIPATTFSIKGKTFNYFDGMLAQADVRVRTERILVTLIPGLKGALGHED; this is encoded by the coding sequence ATGGAAGCCACCCAGCGAACGCGCATCTTCCGTGAAGAAGCCCTGCGCCATCACGAAGGCACACAGGAGGAGGGAGACCTCCTGCGCATCTCCCCGAAATGGACGCGGTGGACGTACTGGGTGCTCCTCGCCCTGGTCCTCGCCGCGGCCCTCTACTCACTGCTCGGCACCCTCCCCGAGTACGCCTCCGGCCCCGCCATGGTGAAGGTCGAGGGCCGCGGAGAGCTCACCGTCGAGTCTCCGGGCATCGTCGCCTCGGTGGAGGTGCGGCCCGGACAACGGGTGGAGGCGGGCCAGCCCCTGGTGAGATTCCTCTCGCGGGAGGAGACAGCCACCCTGGAGCGCATCCAGCGCGAGTTCGAATTGCAGCTCGTCCGGGTGCTGCAGAACCCCGCGGATGAGGCCGCGCGCCAGGCGCTCACCTCGCTGCGCGCCGAGCGCGAGCTGGCACAAGCCCGTCAGCGGGCCCGCACGCTGCGAGCACCGCGCGCCGGAGTGGTGAGCGCCCTGAAGGTGCGCGAGGGTCAGTATGTCAACCCGGGAGAGAGCGTCGCCTCCATCACGGGGGACGAGGTCCGCGTGACGCTGGTGGCGCTGCTGCCCGGCGGCTACCGGCCGAGGCTCGAACCGGGCAAGCCGCTGCGCGTGGAGCTCAACGGCTTCAGCCACGAATACCAGACGTTCACCATCCAGTCGGTGGGAGATCAGATCCTCGGCCCCAACGAGGTGCGCCGCTACCTGGGCGCGGACCACGGGGATGCCGTGACCCTGGAGGGGCCCCTGGTGGTGGTGAGGGCGAGCATTCCGGCGACCACGTTCAGCATCAAGGGAAAGACCTTCAACTACTTCGACGGGATGCTGGCCCAGGCCGACGTCCGGGTGCGCACGGAGCGCATCCTCGTCACGCTGATTCCAGGTCTGAAGGGAGCACTGGGACATGAAGACTGA
- a CDS encoding peptidase domain-containing ABC transporter: MKTEAARSPGLTERFPALRNLHARGRERRIPLVRQLSELECGAASLAMVLGYHGKPVRLEEVRQAMGAARDGVSALDILRTARAFGLRGRGVSVDEEALTYLPAGTILHWRFSHFVVFEKLGREGVHLLDPGLGRRKVSLENFRQSFTGVALLLEPSEHFETGKKPRPRSAARYALEVLQHSHVLQRIIVVSLVLQLFALAVPALTGLIIDRVVPRGDEHLLLVVGLGFISLAGFQLLTTLIRGHLLLELRTRMDSSMTLGFLEHLVGLPYSFFQVRAAGDLMQRLNSNATVREILSSSTLSSLLDGALVVLYLVVLFVVSPLMALIVLGLGALQILVLVLSTRRQHALMSEGLEVEAKNQNQQIEMLTGIQTLKAFGVEHQAVQRFSENFVNVLNVSLSRGRLTAWVDALTGTLRLIAPLVLLTAGALLVLDGKMTLGAMMGINALAGALLVPLANLVTTGSQLQLLHSYIERIDDVWETAPERDASRPGRAVGLKGGIELDRVSFRYAAMSPLVVQDVSVRIEPGQSVAIVGRSGAGKTTLANLLLGLYLPTSGRVLFDGEDLTELELHSVRGQVGVVPQEPTFFSSTLRANIAIRDMAAPLEPIIEAARLAQLHDDIMGMPMGYDTPLVDRGASLSGGQRQRLALARALMHRPAVLLLDEATSSLDAITESRVQRALASLPCTRVIIAHRLSTVVDADLILVMDEGRLVEAGRHQELLLRGGIYAELVRAQMRHGERVE; the protein is encoded by the coding sequence ATGAAGACTGAAGCTGCCCGGTCTCCGGGTCTCACCGAGCGGTTCCCCGCGCTGCGCAACCTCCACGCGCGGGGCCGCGAGCGCCGCATCCCGCTCGTGCGCCAGCTCTCGGAGCTCGAGTGTGGGGCCGCCTCCCTCGCCATGGTGCTCGGCTACCACGGCAAGCCGGTGCGCCTGGAGGAGGTGCGTCAGGCGATGGGCGCGGCGCGCGACGGAGTGTCCGCGCTGGACATCCTGCGCACGGCCCGCGCCTTCGGGCTGCGAGGGCGCGGCGTCTCCGTGGACGAGGAGGCGCTGACGTACCTGCCCGCCGGCACCATCCTCCACTGGCGGTTCTCGCACTTCGTCGTCTTCGAGAAGCTGGGACGGGAGGGCGTCCACCTGCTCGACCCCGGCCTCGGTCGGCGCAAGGTCTCCCTCGAGAACTTCCGCCAATCCTTCACGGGCGTGGCGCTGCTGCTCGAGCCGAGCGAGCACTTCGAGACGGGCAAGAAGCCACGTCCCCGCTCCGCCGCGAGGTACGCGCTCGAGGTGCTCCAGCACTCGCACGTCCTCCAGCGCATCATCGTCGTCTCGCTCGTCCTGCAACTCTTCGCGCTGGCGGTGCCGGCGCTGACAGGGCTGATCATCGACCGCGTGGTGCCCAGGGGGGACGAACACCTGTTGCTGGTGGTGGGCCTGGGTTTCATCTCCCTCGCGGGTTTCCAATTGCTCACCACCCTCATCCGCGGCCACCTGCTGCTCGAGCTGCGCACGCGCATGGACTCGAGCATGACGCTGGGCTTCCTGGAGCACCTGGTGGGCCTGCCCTACTCCTTCTTCCAGGTGCGCGCGGCGGGCGATCTGATGCAGCGGCTCAACAGCAACGCCACGGTGCGGGAAATCCTCTCCTCCAGCACGCTCTCCTCGCTCCTGGATGGCGCCCTGGTGGTCCTCTACCTCGTGGTGCTGTTCGTGGTGAGCCCACTCATGGCGCTCATCGTGCTGGGGCTGGGTGCCCTGCAGATCCTCGTCCTCGTGCTGTCCACGCGGCGCCAGCACGCGTTGATGTCGGAAGGCCTGGAGGTGGAGGCGAAGAACCAGAACCAGCAGATCGAGATGCTCACCGGCATCCAGACGCTGAAGGCGTTCGGCGTGGAGCACCAGGCGGTGCAGCGCTTCTCGGAGAACTTCGTCAACGTGCTCAACGTGTCGCTGAGCCGGGGCCGGCTGACGGCCTGGGTGGACGCGCTCACGGGAACGCTGAGGCTGATAGCGCCGCTGGTGCTGCTCACCGCCGGAGCCCTCCTGGTGCTCGATGGAAAGATGACGCTGGGCGCCATGATGGGGATCAACGCGCTCGCCGGGGCGCTGTTGGTGCCCCTGGCCAACCTGGTCACCACGGGCTCCCAACTGCAATTACTGCACAGCTACATCGAGCGCATCGACGATGTCTGGGAGACGGCGCCCGAGCGGGACGCGTCCAGGCCCGGCCGAGCGGTGGGACTGAAGGGAGGCATCGAGCTGGACCGGGTGTCCTTCCGCTACGCGGCCATGTCGCCGCTGGTGGTGCAGGACGTGTCGGTGCGCATCGAGCCCGGCCAATCCGTGGCGATCGTCGGTCGCTCGGGCGCCGGGAAGACGACGCTGGCCAACCTGCTGCTCGGCCTGTATCTGCCCACCTCGGGGCGCGTCCTCTTCGATGGGGAGGATCTGACGGAGTTGGAGCTGCACTCGGTGCGCGGCCAGGTGGGTGTGGTGCCCCAGGAACCGACCTTCTTCAGTTCCACGCTGCGCGCCAACATCGCCATCCGTGACATGGCCGCCCCGCTGGAGCCCATCATCGAGGCGGCCCGCCTGGCCCAGCTCCACGACGACATCATGGGCATGCCCATGGGTTATGACACGCCCCTGGTGGATCGCGGCGCCTCGCTCTCGGGTGGCCAGCGACAACGGCTGGCACTGGCCCGGGCGCTGATGCACAGGCCCGCGGTCCTGCTGCTGGATGAGGCCACCAGCTCTCTCGATGCCATCACCGAGAGCCGGGTGCAGCGCGCGCTCGCCTCGCTCCCGTGTACCCGCGTCATCATCGCCCACCGGCTGAGCACCGTGGTGGACGCGGATCTCATCCTGGTCATGGACGAGGGCCGCCTGGTGGAGGCGGGCAGGCACCAGGAGCTGCTCCTGCGAGGCGGCATCTACGCGGAGCTGGTGCGCGCCCAGATGCGTCACGGCGAACGGGTGGAGTGA
- a CDS encoding RNA polymerase sigma factor translates to MRSPPPASNAASDTDPVREAVLRTLLDNRERFASFLASRVDSQAVVEELLQAAYVKALEKSAALRDEERAVAWFYRLLRNALTDHYRHRSAEARALEREAREPLAVQPEPGAGSKVCACLHGVLPTLKPEYARMVRRVDLEEHSVSEVAHEAGVTPNNAMVRLHRARQALKTRLQHTCGACAASGCLDCSCRSGAS, encoded by the coding sequence ATGCGAAGCCCTCCTCCCGCCTCCAACGCCGCGTCCGACACCGACCCGGTGCGCGAGGCGGTGCTGCGCACCCTGCTCGACAACCGGGAACGCTTCGCCTCCTTCCTGGCGAGCCGGGTGGACAGCCAGGCGGTCGTGGAGGAACTGCTCCAGGCCGCCTACGTCAAGGCACTCGAGAAGAGCGCGGCGCTGCGGGACGAGGAGCGCGCGGTGGCCTGGTTCTACCGCCTGCTGCGCAATGCCCTGACCGACCACTACCGGCACCGGTCCGCGGAAGCCCGGGCCCTCGAGCGCGAGGCCCGGGAGCCCCTCGCCGTGCAGCCGGAGCCGGGGGCCGGCTCGAAGGTGTGTGCCTGCCTGCATGGCGTGCTGCCCACGCTCAAGCCCGAGTACGCACGCATGGTGCGGCGGGTGGACCTGGAGGAGCACTCCGTCTCCGAGGTGGCGCACGAGGCGGGTGTCACCCCCAACAACGCGATGGTCCGCCTGCACCGGGCCCGTCAGGCGCTCAAGACGCGGCTCCAGCACACCTGTGGCGCGTGTGCCGCGAGCGGCTGTCTGGACTGCTCGTGCCGGAGCGGGGCTTCCTGA